From one Peromyscus maniculatus bairdii isolate BWxNUB_F1_BW_parent chromosome 17, HU_Pman_BW_mat_3.1, whole genome shotgun sequence genomic stretch:
- the LOC102908374 gene encoding uncharacterized protein LOC102908374 isoform X1: MNSVTYDDVHVNFTQDEWALLDPSQKSLYKNVMLETYQNLTAIGYKWDDHNIKEDFQRSRRLGRHERSHTGEKPYECSQCGKAFSRQSNLQVHKRTHTGEKPYECNQCGKAFACHSYLQKHERIHTGEKPHECKQCSKAFADYSNLKIHERTHTGVKPYECNQCGKTFSQQSHLQIHKGSHTGEKPYKCNQCGKAFAYHRSLQRHERVHTGEKPYECKQCGKAIAYYSNLKIHERTHTGVKPYECNQCGKTFSQQKHLQIHKSSHTGEKPYKCNQCGKSFACHSYLQKHERVHTGEKPYECNQCGKAFAYYSNLKIHERTHTGVKPYECNQCGKTFSQLNNLQIHKSSHTGEKPYKCNQCGKSFACYRSLQKHERVHTGEKPYECKQCGKAFADYSNLKIHERTHTGVKPYECNQCGKTFSQQKYLQIHKSSHTGEKPYKCNQCSKAFAHHSVLRNHEKNHIGEKPYECNQCGKTFSRQYNLRIHRRTHTGEKPYKCYQCGKAFACFSGLQRHRRIHVEEKPYDCNQYGKTFSQQKHLQMNKSSHTKEVL; this comes from the exons ATG AATTCAGTGACCTATGATGATGTGCATGTAaacttcactcaggatgagtgggctttgctggatccttcccagaagagtctctacaaaaatgtgatgctggagacctacCAGAATCTCACTGCTATAG GCTACAAATGGGATGACcataatattaaagaagatttTCAAAGATCTAGAAGACTTGGAAG gcatgaaagaagtcatactggagagaaaccctatgaatgtagtcaatgtgggaaagccttttcaCGACAGAGTAATCTCcaagtacataaaagaacacacactggagaaaaaccctatgaatgtaatcaatgtgggaaagcctttgcaTGCCACAGTTATCTTCAAaagcatgaaagaattcatactggagagaaaccccatGAATGTAAGCAATGTAGTAAAGCTTTTGCAGATTACAGTAATcttaaaatacatgaaagaacacatactggagtgaaaccctatgaatgtaatcaatgtggtaaaaccttttCACAACAGAGtcatctccaaatacataaaggttcacatactggagagaaaccctataaatgtaatcaatgtgggaaagcctttgcaTATCATCGTtctcttcaaaggcatgaaagagttcatactggagagaaaccctatgaatgtaagcaATGTGGTAAAGCTATTGCATATTACAGTAATcttaaaatacatgaaagaacacatactggagtgaaaccctatgaatgtaatcaatgtggtaaaaccttttCACAACAGAAGcatctccaaatacataaaagttcacatactggagagaaaccctacaaatgtaaccAATGTGGGAAATCCTTTGCATGCCATAGTTATCTTCAAAAGCATGAAAGAGTTCATACTGGGGAGAAACCCTacgaatgtaatcaatgtggtaaagcttttgcaTATTACAGTAATcttaaaatacatgaaagaacacataccggagtaaaaccctatgaatgtaatcaatgtggtaaaacgTTTTCACAACTGAAtaatctccaaatacataaaagttcacatactggagagaaaccctataaatgtaatcaatgtgggaaAAGCTTTGCATGTTATCGTTCTCTACAAAAGCATGAAAgagttcatactggagagaaaccttatgaatgtaagcaatgtggtaaagcttttgcaGATTACAGTAATcttaaaatacatgaaagaactCATACAGGTgtgaaaccctatgaatgtaatcaatgtggtaaaaccttttCACAACAGAAGtatcttcaaatacataaaagttcacatactggagagaaaccctataaatgtaatcaatgtagTAAAGCTTTTGCACATCATAGTGTTCTTcgaaatcatgaaaaaaatcatattggagagaaaccatatgaatgtaatcagtgtggtaaaaccTTTTCTAGACAATATAATCTCCGAATACAtagaagaacacatactggagagaaaccctataaatgttatcaatgtgggaaagcctttgcaTGTTTTAGTGGTCTTCAAAGGCATAGAAGAATTCATGTGGAAGAGAAACCCTATGATTGTAATCAATATGGTAAAACATTTTCACAACAGAAGCATCTCCAAATGAATAAAAGCTCACATACTAAAGAGGTCCTATAA